The genome window AGATGGGCTGGGGGTGCAGGAggagcccccctcccccgccctggTACTTTGCTAAGAGACGGTGGGGCTAGCGGTTGGGGGTGCAGGAGAGGAGGGACTGGCTGGGAGGACGGAGGGGGCGGGAGCgaagggggcggggggagtggtCAGCTGGgagcggggtgggggcagggtggagcCGGGGCTGGGAGGAGCCGGCCCAGACATAAAAGCTGAGGCACTGACCAGCCTGCAAACTGGACATTAGCTTCTCCTCGGaggcagccttccagactcctcctcctcctcctcctcctcatcctcctccagccccagcgaGCCTCCTGTCCAGCTGCAGGTAAAGCGGCTCTGGAGCCAGGACCCCGCTGCGCTGCGGCTCCCGCCCGCCGCAGCCCCTTGGCTCCTGCCCGCCGCCCCTCActcagccccccacccctcctctctgcctctgccccccacccctcctctgcccactggCTCACCTGGCCTGCGTGGCTGCCTGACTCCTGTCCAGTCTCGGCTCTCCGCTGGTGTCCTGGACTGGACCCCACACCAAGTGGCTGGGCTTGCAGAAAGATGGAGTTGCCGCTCGGACAGCAGGAATTCCTAGCTGGCCAAATTTGTTTTCAGAATTTGGAGGGGGCAGCCGTGGGGCAGCAGGGAAGCAGGCCGGGGTTTCGTCCAGCGAGGGGCGGTGGGCGAGGTGGCCGTTTAGATCTTCCATGGGGCTGGCCCCTGCTCGTCAGGAGCTTAAGCGCGACTGAGTTTCCTCCTCAGTCCTCTAATTTCCTACACGATTTATTGCATCAAAATTCCAACATGCAACAACCTTGCTCCAGGCTGGGAAGTCGTGTGCGGCTCAATGCCCCTGTGCTCAGTGGGTGCAGTGTCTGGGACGGACACATGTGGGCAGCCCACCCGGGTCCTTGCTTGAGAAGCCTTAGGGTGCCACCGGCTCAGGGGCACCGGGCCGTGACTGTCCTCCCAGAAGGGGCTTGGAGCTGTGCCTGCCGAGGACAGGCTGGGACTGCCTGCCTGGGGGGCTTCCACCTTTTGGAGAGGCGGAAGTGACTGCTATGTCTAAAGGGAAGCCAAGATCCTTCCCGTTTACGGGGCCTATTTACCCCAGTCTGCAGCCTCGCAGCCTTGTGAGGGGGTGTGTCCTGAGGTGTATCTTTTCCGTCAGATCGGCCCTGAGGGAACCTGGTGTCTGGtcccccgggggtggggggggctgaCCTGCTCTCTTCAGCTCTCCGATTGGGGTTTGGCATCCCAAGAGGGGAGTGGCTCCGGTGTTCCTGGAAGGACTTTGAGGCCCCTGGCCATTGGGAGTGCGATGCGAGGCCTGGAAAGGAGGCTTTTGGTTTTCATGTGTGTTTTGGGGACCCCAGGGAAGACTGGGGTCCAGGGACTAAGTGATGCCGGAGAACGAGGCTCCCGGGAGCATGGCTGGCACCCTGTGCCAACCACCAGACCTTTGACCTTTGCTCACCCACAGGCCGAGAGGTTGGGAAAGGCCGTCTGGGAGGGAGAGGCATGGGGCCGGGAAGCCCCGCCATTGCGTTGGGAGGGAGGCTGGTCCTCCTGGCGCCCTTGCCCGGCTGGACCTCTGGGATGCACATGCTCTGTGCCGGGGTGGGgccctctgccatcttggctggTGCAGGGAGGCCCAAGAAGTGGCCACAGCCTTGTGCTGGCCCCACCCCCATGACTTCATAGGATGGAGGCCAGGTCCAGTGTCCAGCACTGGCCCCTGCCGCCGGGTGTGGCCAAGCCTCGGCAATAATACGAGGGGGACGGTGATCCCCACGTGAAGTTACTGACCAGCGCTCGGGGCCCATCAGAGAGGCTCCGCCCCCGGCCCTTCCCTCCTCGTGGGGTGATTCTGCATCCCACCAGCCTCAACAGAGAAAGCTCTTGTTGTTCCTGTAATTAAAGCAATTAAGATTAAGGAGAAAGCCAGGCTTTAAATCTGCAACTGGACTTGGACTTAGGAGGTGGCTGGGCTTAGGGTCCCAAAGGGAGCAGGCTGGCATGTCCTGGCTGAGCCACGCGGGGACCTGCCGGAGGGCGGGCCGGCCCTGGGCGGGGTGGTGGGCTCACGCCTCTCTCTCCCGCAGACATCAATGGGGATCACAGCAGGAAAGTTGGTGCTGGTGCTTCTTGCCTTCTTGGCCTTCGCCTCGTGCTGCTATGCTGCTTACCGCCCCAGCGAGACTCTGTGCGGCGGGGAGCTGGTGGACACCCTCCAGTTTGTCTGTGGGGACCGCGGCTTCTACTTCAGTGAGTAGCTCcctggggccaggggaggggtACACACAGCAGGTCCTTCGTAGATGCTGGGGTCCTTTTCACGGTCCTCAGTCGCCTCTGCGGCCTCCCTGGCTCAGGGGGCTGGGCCCAGGCTTCCAGCCACATGACTCGCAGTCAAGGGAGAATGGACAGGTGTGTCCACAAGGGGCCAGGCCTGAAGCCGCAAGCGCGAATGGGGTGCGGAGGGGGCTGAAGGCCCACCACGGTGCGGGGGCGCAGAcagcccttcccctcctgcttctCCCTGACCTGCCCACGGGCAGAGCTGTGGGCACCGGCTTCCTGCACCTTTTGTCCACGTCTTGGCAATGGGCACGTATCTGTGGACTGTTAGATTTGAGATGGAATCAAATGAGTTGAATGCCATTAAGAATAAAAGTCactgggggtgtgtgtgcgtgctggGGGACGCCTGGCTCCATCCACGAGGGGGCCCGCTGCCCTGATGGGAGGCAGGGGGCTCAGGTCTTGGGCGGGACCCACACTTGAGGGCGGCTCATGGTGCAGGCGCCTGCCTGCTGGCCTGAGCGTTTTGGCTGGTTCTCATGGTTTTGGACCGGGGACGCCTGGCTGGGCACTTGGACCCCTCTGCCCCCCTCTGCCCTGCTGCCCCGTGCAGCAGGGCGTGTCCTCTCCTTCAGCGTGGGCTCTTGCCCTCATCCCCCATAGTCTGGGCCTCCGGTTCTTTACTGTCAGGAGAGTTGGGAGAGTGTCCACCTGGTTACCAGGAGAAATGGGGGAGCAGGGGCAGCCTGGCCCTCAGGGTGGGGCGTGTGCGCTCCCTGGGCTCAGCCAGACGCCTCTCTGGGCCACGGGGTTGAGGGGACATTGCTGGGGCAGCCGGACGAGGGCTGTGAGGCTCGCACCCGGCCCACCACCCCCACGAGGCATCTTCCTCCACAGCCTTTACTTACCCACCCTCTGAAATGGGCCGGAAACGCCCGTCTTGGCATGCCAGCGCTTCGCTCTGAAAAGCACACCCGCTTCTCCGGCTTCTGAAGCCCCTGCCTGCCCTGGCTTCTCCCGTGGCCTCGCTCTCTGCCACCCTTGGGGGCAGGAAGTGGCACCGCAGCGCCTAGTGCTGGCTGGCCCTGGCACCAGGCTTGCCTCCCTGATGGGCGGGCTGGGCTGAGCCCCCAGCCCTTTTGACCCTGCAGCCGGACCCCTTACTGGGGGCTCCCTTCCCGCCCCCCCCTCCACGGACGGCGGAAGGAAGGCGGGGACTTCACGTGGCCGAGTCTGGAGCCtgcggtggggggaggggagggcgggaaGAAAGGAGGGCGTGGTCTGTGCAGCTCCTCACTCCTCTCCTCCcgtcttctccttcttcctcccatTCCTGCCGGTCTCAGCGGTGGCGTCTCTAGGGCCACAGGCACCTGGGCTCCTGGTTGGTGCAGGGGGGGCACCTGGATCCCAGCCGGCCTTTGGGCCGGGACCCCGGGGTCCTgggaggcggggccggggccCACCTGACATTCGAGGAGGAGGCACAGGGCGCCAGGGGCTGGCTCTGGTCACTCACGCTCACTGTCCCTTCTGTCCTTTCTGGGCCCACCTCTCGCTTCCTTCCTCCACTCCAGGCTGCGGCTGGCTGTCCTTGCAGGGCCACCAGGTGTCCCGTCctgagggtgggggcgggggctggccAGAGGACCCCTGCCTCTGCCAGGTGCGGGCACTGACCTGTCCTGCCCTTCCTCCCTGGGGGACCTCCAGGCCGACCATCCAGCCGCATAAACCGACGCAGCCGTGGCATCGTGGAAGAGTGTTGCTTCCGAAGCTGCGACCTGGCCCTGCTGGAGACTTACTGTGCCACCCCCGCCAAGTCCGAGAGGGATGTGTCTGCCTCTACGACCGTGCTTCCGGTAAGATGGCCCCCCAGCTCCGGCCCAGCCCCTGCGAGGGGaaccctcccctctctccccctgCAGCCCCGCAGGGCTGTCACCTCAGAGCCACGGGGCCAGGGCACAGCCAGCTGCTTAGCTGAGAGGGCAGCCGGGGAGTTCTTTACacctgccctccccactgggGCGCTGGCCAGCAGCGCGGGTGGGCACTGGCCTATCACACCTGCCGTCGCACCCTGGGCACCTGGGGCAGCTTAGGCGTTGCCCCCCGTGTCCCCCGGGCCCTGGGCAGCCCCTGACTCGCTCTTCCTCTCCCAGGACGACGTCACCGCATACCCCGTGGGCAAGTTCTTCCAATATGACATCTGGAAGCAGTCCACCCAGCGCCTGCGCAGGGGCCTGCCCGCCTTCCTGCGAGCACGCCGGGGTCGCACGCTCGCCAAGGAGCTGGAGGCGCTCAGAGAGGCCAAGAGTCACCGTCCGCTGATCGCCCTGCCCACCCAGGACCCTGCCACCCACGGGGGCGCCTCTTCCGAGGCATCCAGCGATTAGAAGTGAGCCAAAGTGTCGTAATTCTGCCAAGTGGCACCATCTACCTCGCGCCGTCCTCCTGACCGGGACCGCCCCACTAGGTCTCTCTCTGAAATCCCTGTACCGTCCTGTCTGCGGGCTCCCCTGCCCCGGCCTCTGTGCCCCAACCTCCCCACGTCAGGCGAATCCCCCTCGGCCCCCTCCATCTGGCCGAGGGGATCAGAACAACATCTCTAAAAATGTACAAAACCAATTGGCTTTAAATATCCCCCCAAATTATCACCCCCCAAATTACCCCCAAATTATACAACCAAAATTGCAATCATGAACCCCTCAATCAGCCCCCTTGAAACGAATTGGCTTTTTAGCAACACCAG of Bubalus bubalis isolate 160015118507 breed Murrah chromosome 5, NDDB_SH_1, whole genome shotgun sequence contains these proteins:
- the IGF2 gene encoding insulin-like growth factor II isoform X1, producing MVSPDPQMTEVAPGAEPESTQVQRIEDGGTIIRIFWVGPKGELLRRTPVSSVLQTSMGITAGKLVLVLLAFLAFASCCYAAYRPSETLCGGELVDTLQFVCGDRGFYFSRPSSRINRRSRGIVEECCFRSCDLALLETYCATPAKSERDVSASTTVLPDDVTAYPVGKFFQYDIWKQSTQRLRRGLPAFLRARRGRTLAKELEALREAKSHRPLIALPTQDPATHGGASSEASSD
- the IGF2 gene encoding insulin-like growth factor II isoform X2, giving the protein MGITAGKLVLVLLAFLAFASCCYAAYRPSETLCGGELVDTLQFVCGDRGFYFSRPSSRINRRSRGIVEECCFRSCDLALLETYCATPAKSERDVSASTTVLPDDVTAYPVGKFFQYDIWKQSTQRLRRGLPAFLRARRGRTLAKELEALREAKSHRPLIALPTQDPATHGGASSEASSD